In one Coccinella septempunctata chromosome 6, icCocSept1.1, whole genome shotgun sequence genomic region, the following are encoded:
- the LOC123315577 gene encoding folylpolyglutamate synthase, mitochondrial-like isoform X2, translating to MVYRKLWFLHIPHLKQVMMNQNDKKTYEEAIHLLNKVQSNRNNLVATKNQIISNSHSSKQKLELVEKYLVRSGINHDALNKLPVIHVSGTKGKGSTCAFCESILRHNGYKTGFFSSPHLIEVRERIMINGRPISKRTFSKYFWNVMDKLDSHKENEEDLPFYFQLLFIMAVHVFLKENVDVAIIEVGIGGEYDPTNIVTNVPVAGITSLGFDHTSVLGKTIESIAWNKAGIMKKGSKVFTVPQPEGAYDVLHRRSIERECFLEVVRNECCLSCIQKYPASIQTNINLAIKIAEEWLISRPKQNNSFLDVEILKKSIQDCKWPGRYEIQQKGNLSFYIDGAHTVESIEICMKWYLNEIKDKEGAKGLIFNLTGGRSCEKFFAILMKCHFKHVIFVPNIAESSIEKADNINLVLPVGEQLDLCHKYEEKWLNNSSRDEDVQVFPSVKEAIDYLHQKGRCHVLVTGSLHLVGAALSLLNPDLNGNLNGIS from the exons ATGGTGTATAGAAAATTGT GGTTCTTACATATTCCTCACTTAAAACAAGTGATGATGAATCAGAACGATAAAAAAACGTATGAG GAAGCTATTCATTTATTGAATAAAGTGCAATCCAACAGGAACAACTTGGTAGCTACGAAAAATCAAATAATATCTAACAGTCATTCATCCAAACAAAAGCTAGAGCTTGTTGAAAAGTATCTTGTTCG GAGTGGAATAAACCACGATGCTTTAAATAAATTACCTGTAATACATGTCAGTGGAACTAAGGGAAAAGGTTCCACTTGTGCATTCTGTGAAAGTATTTTGCGCCACAATGGCTACAAAACTGGCTTTTTTTCTTCTCCCCATTTGATAGAAGTAAGAGAACGTATAATGATTAATGGACGGCCAATATCTAAGAGGacattctcaaaatatttctggAACGTTATGGATAAATTGGATTCCCACAAG GAAAATGAGGAGGATCTGCCGTTTTATTTTCAACTCCTGTTTATTATGGCTGTACATGTATTTCTGAAAGAGAATGTTGATGTTGCTATCATCGAAGTTGGTATTGGTGGAGAATATGACCCAACAAATATTGTTAC AAATGTTCCTGTGGCTGGTATTACATCTTTAGGCTTTGATCATACATCAGTACTCGGGAAAACTATCGAGAGTATTGCGTGGAACAAAGCTGGGATAATGAAAAAGGGCAGTAAAGTTTTCACCGTTCCTCAACCTGAGGGTGCTTACGATGTTCTTCATAGACGAAGTATTGAGAGAGAG TGTTTCCTTGAAGTTGTTAGAAATGAATGTTGCCTGAGTTGTATACAAAAATATCCTGCCAGTATTCAAACGAATATTAACTTAGCTATTAAAATAGCTGAAGAATGGCTTATTTCTC GACCAAAACAGAATAATTCATTTTTGGATGTTGAAATACTAAAGAAATCTATTCAAGATTGTAAATGGCCAGGAAGGTACGAAATACAACAAAAAGGAAATCTGAG TTTCTATATTGACGGAGCCCACACTGTAGAAAGTATAGAAATCTGTATGAAATGGTATTTAAATGAGATTAAGGACAAAGAAGGAGCAAAAGGTTTGATATTCAACCTAACAGGAGGCAGATCATGCGAAAAATTTTTTGCAATACTCATGAAATGCCATTTTAAACATGTTATTTTTGTTCCTAACATTGCTGAATCTTCAATTGAAAAAGCAG ACAACATAAACTTGGTATTGCCTGTAGGTGAACAGCTTGACCTCTGCcacaaatatgaagaaaaatggTTGAATAATAGTTCTAGGGATGAAGATGTACAAGTTTTTCCTTCTGTGAAGGAAGCAATTGACTATCTTCATCAGAAGGGAAGATGTCATGTTTTAGTGACTGGATCACTTCATTTAGTTGGAGCTGCTTTGTCTTTGCTAAATCCAGACTTGAATGGAAATTTAAATGGCATAAGCTGA
- the LOC123315577 gene encoding folylpolyglutamate synthase, mitochondrial-like isoform X1 produces the protein MFMNYFIRNLPRSCRFLHIPHLKQVMMNQNDKKTYEEAIHLLNKVQSNRNNLVATKNQIISNSHSSKQKLELVEKYLVRSGINHDALNKLPVIHVSGTKGKGSTCAFCESILRHNGYKTGFFSSPHLIEVRERIMINGRPISKRTFSKYFWNVMDKLDSHKENEEDLPFYFQLLFIMAVHVFLKENVDVAIIEVGIGGEYDPTNIVTNVPVAGITSLGFDHTSVLGKTIESIAWNKAGIMKKGSKVFTVPQPEGAYDVLHRRSIERECFLEVVRNECCLSCIQKYPASIQTNINLAIKIAEEWLISRPKQNNSFLDVEILKKSIQDCKWPGRYEIQQKGNLSFYIDGAHTVESIEICMKWYLNEIKDKEGAKGLIFNLTGGRSCEKFFAILMKCHFKHVIFVPNIAESSIEKADNINLVLPVGEQLDLCHKYEEKWLNNSSRDEDVQVFPSVKEAIDYLHQKGRCHVLVTGSLHLVGAALSLLNPDLNGNLNGIS, from the exons ATGTTTATGAATTATTTCATCAGAAATTTACCACGTTCTTGTAGGTTCTTACATATTCCTCACTTAAAACAAGTGATGATGAATCAGAACGATAAAAAAACGTATGAG GAAGCTATTCATTTATTGAATAAAGTGCAATCCAACAGGAACAACTTGGTAGCTACGAAAAATCAAATAATATCTAACAGTCATTCATCCAAACAAAAGCTAGAGCTTGTTGAAAAGTATCTTGTTCG GAGTGGAATAAACCACGATGCTTTAAATAAATTACCTGTAATACATGTCAGTGGAACTAAGGGAAAAGGTTCCACTTGTGCATTCTGTGAAAGTATTTTGCGCCACAATGGCTACAAAACTGGCTTTTTTTCTTCTCCCCATTTGATAGAAGTAAGAGAACGTATAATGATTAATGGACGGCCAATATCTAAGAGGacattctcaaaatatttctggAACGTTATGGATAAATTGGATTCCCACAAG GAAAATGAGGAGGATCTGCCGTTTTATTTTCAACTCCTGTTTATTATGGCTGTACATGTATTTCTGAAAGAGAATGTTGATGTTGCTATCATCGAAGTTGGTATTGGTGGAGAATATGACCCAACAAATATTGTTAC AAATGTTCCTGTGGCTGGTATTACATCTTTAGGCTTTGATCATACATCAGTACTCGGGAAAACTATCGAGAGTATTGCGTGGAACAAAGCTGGGATAATGAAAAAGGGCAGTAAAGTTTTCACCGTTCCTCAACCTGAGGGTGCTTACGATGTTCTTCATAGACGAAGTATTGAGAGAGAG TGTTTCCTTGAAGTTGTTAGAAATGAATGTTGCCTGAGTTGTATACAAAAATATCCTGCCAGTATTCAAACGAATATTAACTTAGCTATTAAAATAGCTGAAGAATGGCTTATTTCTC GACCAAAACAGAATAATTCATTTTTGGATGTTGAAATACTAAAGAAATCTATTCAAGATTGTAAATGGCCAGGAAGGTACGAAATACAACAAAAAGGAAATCTGAG TTTCTATATTGACGGAGCCCACACTGTAGAAAGTATAGAAATCTGTATGAAATGGTATTTAAATGAGATTAAGGACAAAGAAGGAGCAAAAGGTTTGATATTCAACCTAACAGGAGGCAGATCATGCGAAAAATTTTTTGCAATACTCATGAAATGCCATTTTAAACATGTTATTTTTGTTCCTAACATTGCTGAATCTTCAATTGAAAAAGCAG ACAACATAAACTTGGTATTGCCTGTAGGTGAACAGCTTGACCTCTGCcacaaatatgaagaaaaatggTTGAATAATAGTTCTAGGGATGAAGATGTACAAGTTTTTCCTTCTGTGAAGGAAGCAATTGACTATCTTCATCAGAAGGGAAGATGTCATGTTTTAGTGACTGGATCACTTCATTTAGTTGGAGCTGCTTTGTCTTTGCTAAATCCAGACTTGAATGGAAATTTAAATGGCATAAGCTGA
- the LOC123315577 gene encoding folylpolyglutamate synthase, mitochondrial-like isoform X3 — protein MFMNYFIRNLPRSCRFLHIPHLKQVMMNQNDKKTYEEAIHLLNKVQSNRNNLVATKNQIISNSHSSKQKLELVEKYLVRSGINHDALNKLPVIHVSGTKGKGSTCAFCESILRHNGYKTGFFSSPHLIEVRERIMINGRPISKRTFSKYFWNVMDKLDSHKENEEDLPFYFQLLFIMAVHVFLKENVDVAIIEVGIGGEYDPTNIVTNVPVAGITSLGFDHTSVLGKTIESIAWNKAGIMKKGSKVFTVPQPEGAYDVLHRRSIERECFLEVVRNECCLSCIQKYPASIQTNINLAIKIAEEWLISRPKQNNSFLDVEILKKSIQDCKWPGRYEIQQKGNLSFYIDGAHTVESIEICMKWYLNEIKDKEGAKGLIFNLTGGRSCEKFFAILMKCHFKHVIFVPNIAESSIEKAGEQLDLCHKYEEKWLNNSSRDEDVQVFPSVKEAIDYLHQKGRCHVLVTGSLHLVGAALSLLNPDLNGNLNGIS, from the exons ATGTTTATGAATTATTTCATCAGAAATTTACCACGTTCTTGTAGGTTCTTACATATTCCTCACTTAAAACAAGTGATGATGAATCAGAACGATAAAAAAACGTATGAG GAAGCTATTCATTTATTGAATAAAGTGCAATCCAACAGGAACAACTTGGTAGCTACGAAAAATCAAATAATATCTAACAGTCATTCATCCAAACAAAAGCTAGAGCTTGTTGAAAAGTATCTTGTTCG GAGTGGAATAAACCACGATGCTTTAAATAAATTACCTGTAATACATGTCAGTGGAACTAAGGGAAAAGGTTCCACTTGTGCATTCTGTGAAAGTATTTTGCGCCACAATGGCTACAAAACTGGCTTTTTTTCTTCTCCCCATTTGATAGAAGTAAGAGAACGTATAATGATTAATGGACGGCCAATATCTAAGAGGacattctcaaaatatttctggAACGTTATGGATAAATTGGATTCCCACAAG GAAAATGAGGAGGATCTGCCGTTTTATTTTCAACTCCTGTTTATTATGGCTGTACATGTATTTCTGAAAGAGAATGTTGATGTTGCTATCATCGAAGTTGGTATTGGTGGAGAATATGACCCAACAAATATTGTTAC AAATGTTCCTGTGGCTGGTATTACATCTTTAGGCTTTGATCATACATCAGTACTCGGGAAAACTATCGAGAGTATTGCGTGGAACAAAGCTGGGATAATGAAAAAGGGCAGTAAAGTTTTCACCGTTCCTCAACCTGAGGGTGCTTACGATGTTCTTCATAGACGAAGTATTGAGAGAGAG TGTTTCCTTGAAGTTGTTAGAAATGAATGTTGCCTGAGTTGTATACAAAAATATCCTGCCAGTATTCAAACGAATATTAACTTAGCTATTAAAATAGCTGAAGAATGGCTTATTTCTC GACCAAAACAGAATAATTCATTTTTGGATGTTGAAATACTAAAGAAATCTATTCAAGATTGTAAATGGCCAGGAAGGTACGAAATACAACAAAAAGGAAATCTGAG TTTCTATATTGACGGAGCCCACACTGTAGAAAGTATAGAAATCTGTATGAAATGGTATTTAAATGAGATTAAGGACAAAGAAGGAGCAAAAGGTTTGATATTCAACCTAACAGGAGGCAGATCATGCGAAAAATTTTTTGCAATACTCATGAAATGCCATTTTAAACATGTTATTTTTGTTCCTAACATTGCTGAATCTTCAATTGAAAAAGCAG GTGAACAGCTTGACCTCTGCcacaaatatgaagaaaaatggTTGAATAATAGTTCTAGGGATGAAGATGTACAAGTTTTTCCTTCTGTGAAGGAAGCAATTGACTATCTTCATCAGAAGGGAAGATGTCATGTTTTAGTGACTGGATCACTTCATTTAGTTGGAGCTGCTTTGTCTTTGCTAAATCCAGACTTGAATGGAAATTTAAATGGCATAAGCTGA